The Amycolatopsis coloradensis sequence ACCAGGCGCGCCGCACGGCCGACGACATCATCAACACCGGCCAGGCGACGCAGACCTTCATCGGCGCGCGAGTGCAGACGGCGCCGACCGGCGGAGCGCAGCTCGGTGAGATCTCGCCGGGCAGCCCGGCGGAGAAGGCGGGCCTCAAATCCGGTGACGTCGTGACGAAGCTGGACGACCGGCCGATACCCAACGCGGACGCGCTCGTCGCCGAGATCCGCACCCGGGCGCCGAACGACAAGGTGAAGTTCACGCTCAGCGGGGACAAGGTCATCGAGGTGACCCTCGGCGGGCAGCCCGTCACCCCGAACTAGCCCATCCAGAGACGCTCGGCCGCAGTGCGCGGCCGAGACCAGCTCCGGCTCGAACCCCCAGCGGGCCGGACCCGAAGAGGCCACGCGCGACCGGCTGCCAATCCCGGTCGCGCGTGGCCCTTTCCAGGGAGAAGAAGAGCGAACGTGTCAGGTTCGTGGGCGGGGCCGGCGGTGGGCCGAAGCCTCCCTTCGTCGCGTCCGATGCAGCGAAAGGAGCCTTCGGCTGCGGCAGGTGCGTGGCGAGCTGAGCCTCCGACGAGCGCAGGAGGCCTTCGTGACATGGTTCCGGACTGGCCATGGGAGCCGATCGTGGCCCGAGTGTCCACAAGGGACACTTTCGCGCGATGAAATGTCTGGTTTATGGCTAGATGTTCGGTTCTTGACAAGGGTCGTGAGTGCTCAAAATGGACACTGTTCCCCGACTGGAGTCCCTTGTGGACGATCAAGAGCACGTCAGGCTCCGGGCGGCCTGCTTCGCCATTGACTCGATCACGCCACCTTTGACTTTCGACCCGATATCACGCCTTCCGCCGGACCAGCGCGGCCACGAGTACGCCGAGCCAGACGACCGCCAGGGTGACGAGCAGACCGGTGACGGTGTCGGCGTCGTGCAGGCCCGGGTTCCGAGCGCCGCCGAAAGGACGCCACAGCAACGGGAACGCGAGCAACGTCAGCACACCGGTGAGCACCGCGCCCGTCTTGACCGGCGTCTTCCAGCGTTCCGGGAGGAACCTGCTCAGCGTGAATCCCACGGCGCCGACCAGCGGCGCGATCAGCAGGTCGTGCGCCAGCGGGCCGCCGACGAGCCATCCGAGTGTCCCGAAGACGTCCGGGCGCAGCGGGAAGGCGTACTCGGAGAACAGCACCGCGCCCCATGTGAGCGCGGCGAGGCCGGGCAGTAACAGCAGCAGCCGCAACGTCTTCACAGCGTCTCCAAACGGGTGACCCATTTCGTCTGCAGGACGCCCGGCCGGCTCGGGGCGATGATCCGGCACGGGAAGCCGTGGTCGGCGTCGAGCACTTCACCGTTGAGTTCCAGCGCCAGCAGGGTGAGGTCGTCCGCGGTGTGCTCGCCGGGGAGTTCGCTGATCCCGTAGAGCCCGGCCTTCTCCAGCGAGAACACGCGGACCGGAGTGCCTGGTGCGCTTCCGGCGTGCCGCAACAGCTCCGGCAGGGAGACACCGCTCCAGCGCGCGGACTCGCTCCATCCCTCGACGCACGCGATCGGCAGCTCGGCCGAAGTCCTCGGGAGGGCTCGAAGCTGTTCCAGCGAATAGGTCTTCGTGCCGTCCGGGGTCACCACAGAAAGCCGCCAGCCGGGGTCGTTCGCCGTGTCCACGACGCCTGCCGCCGCGGCGGTCCGGTTCACCGGCAGCCCTTGTGGCCCCTTACCGCTGCGCCACGAGAGGCCGGAAACGTTACGCAGCAACGGAACCGTGGCCCCGGCTGTGGCGGCGACGGCGACTCCCGCGGCCAGCCAGGTCGTGCGGAGGAAGGCTCGTCGCGAGGGCTCGGGCTTCCGGGTGATCGAGCGGCGGATGCTGGGGAGCTTCACCGCGATGTGCACCAGGATCGAGCCGATCGCCACCCACGCGACCGCGTAATGCAGCTGCGGGAAGTAGAAGTTCCACGGATAGTTCTGCGCGACGTTGAACAGACCGGTGACGAGTTCGAAGAAGGCGGCCGCGGAAAGCACGAGGATCGACAGACGTTCGAGCGCGTGCGGCAGCGACCGGATCACCGGTCGTTCGAACAGTTTCGGGTAGACGCTCCAGAGTTTGGCCAGCAGCAGGGGAACCGACGCGATACCGGAGAGCACATGCGTGCCCTGCGTGATCCGGTACAGCCAGACCGGGCGGCTCGGCCAGCCGAACCACGACGGCGGATGCTGGACGAGATGGCTGAGCAGGCCGGTGACGAAGCACAGCGTGAACGTGACGGCGAGCGCGAGCCCGATCCGGGACGTCACCCGTTCCGAAGGTGTGTTCATGCTTTCTCCAGGCAGGCGAACCAGCGGTGGCCGTGGCTGGTGGACCACGCGACGCGGAACGCGGTGCGGGCGGCGAGGTCCGCGATCGCCTCGACGCCGACCCACGCCCAGGTGAACCACGGTCCTTTGTCGGGACGCAGCCGGACCCGGTCCTGGCGGAGTCCGCGGCCCGGCGGGTCGAGTTCGACGAGTACCGTCCCGCCGTCCGTGATCAGTTCCGCCATCCGCGCGAGGAGGCGGTGCGGATCGCCGCCGATGCCGATGTTCCCGTCGGCGAGCAGGACATGCCGCCAGCGCCCTTCGCCGGGGAGCCGGTCGAACACGTCCCGGTGCAGCGCGGCGGCACCACGGGCGTGAGTGAGCCGCACGGCGGTGGCCGAGATGTCGACGCCGAGCGAGGCGACGCCGCGTTCGGTCAGCGCGGCGGTGAGCCTGCCGGGCCCGCAGCCGACGTCGAGGGTCGGGCCGTCACAAGCGGTGAGGAGGACGTCGTCGCCTTCGCAGGGGATGGCCGTCCAGCGGTCGACCGGCAGGTCGACGCGTTCGCCGGTCGCCAGTTCCAGCCAGCAGCGGTGGCCGAGCAGGCCGCGGTCGAAAGTGGTCACCGGACTTCGGCCACCGCTCGGGCGAACCGGCCGTGCGGAGCCGCCGCCGCGACCCGGCGCGCGTCCGCGAAAGTGTCCACATCGGACAGTGTGGGCAGGGCGCCGGGGCGGAGGCCGATGCCGGCCAGTGCGCGCAGGGTCTGACGTCCGGTGTCGTCACGCGACATCGGCACCCCGGCGAGAGCCTTGGCGTGCGAAGGATCCTTGAGCCCGAGCGCCCACCAGCCGCCGTCCTCGGCGGGCCCGAGGACGGCATCTCCGGGCCGGTCCGCGGCTTCGGCCAGGAGCGCCGGGGTGACCTGCGGGGTGTCCATCCCGATCTGCAGCACCGGTTCCCCGGGACGGGGCGCGTCGGCGTGGGCGTTGACGAGCCGCAGGTCGAAACCTTCCCCGCGTTGGGCGATCACCTCCGTTTTCCGGAGTGTCGCGGCGATCTCCGTGCCGCGGGCGGCCCTGCGGAGTTCGCCGGTCATGGCGACGACCACGCGTGCGTCCGGCGTCAGGAGGGCGGCTTCGAGGGTGTCGAGCAGTGAGGCGGCCGCGATCTCGGCGGCCTGTTCCGGTGTCGCGGGCGGGCACAGCCGCGTCTTCGCGAAACCGGGCACGGGCGCCTTGGCGACGATCAACAGGCAGAAGGTCATCGGCTCAGCACCCGCCCGAAATCCCGCGCGGCGCGGAACGTTCCCCGCAGCGAGCCGGAGACCTTCGACTTCGTGCCCTTGGCGCGTTCGCCGTAGGACACGTCGAACTCGGCGACCCGCCATCCCGCGCGCCTCGCCTTGATCAGCAGTTCGAGCGGGTAACCGAAGGCGCGATCGGTGACGTCGAGATCGAGGAGCGCCTGCCGCCGGACGGCTCGTAGCGGCGCGATGTCGCGGACCGGCAATCCCTTGTATCGCAAGAGCGACGAGATCACGGCGTTGCCCGCTCTCGCGTGCCACGGCCAGACACCGGGACCGCTGGGCATCCGCCGCCCGACCGTCAGCTCGGCGTCGGCGAGGCCGCCGACCAGCATCGGCAGTTCGGCGAGGTCGAGGGAACCGTCGGCGTCGGCGAAACAGACGACGTCCGCCGTGGCCGCCTCCAGCCCGGTGTGCACAGCGGCGCCGTAACCGCGCCGGGGTTCGTGGACGACCTTCGCCCCGAGCCCGGCCGCGATTCCGGCGGAACCGTCCGTGGAACCGTTGTCGACCACGATCGCCCGATACCGCTCGGGCAGGGCCGCCAGCACGCCGGGAAGGGCACCGGCCTCGTCGAGACAGGGGAGCACGACGTCAACCTGGTCATCGTTCACGCAACGCACGTTAAGTCCGGGATGGAGGGACCAAAACCCTTGTGCTGCTTACCGAATTCTGACGTCGGGGAAGTTCTTACCGAGTTCTGACGGACCGCGGCACCGGGCCGTCGGAGGCCGAAAACGCGGTTATGGTGCCGGTGATGTCCACAGTCACCGCCCCTTCCCGTGCCGGCCGCCGGGCCGATCTGATCGCCGTGGGGCTGGCGATGCTCGTGGTCGCCGCCGCGATCGCGGTCGGCCTCCACTACAACCGTCCCGATTCCGGCGTGGTGATCTATGCTTTCGCGCCGCCGCTGTTCGGGCTGTGGCTGCCGCATGTGGGTCCGGGTTCGGTGGCCGCGCTCGTGCTCGCGCTCGTGGTCGTCACCAAAGGTCCCTTGCTCGCCGCGAGGCTGCGATGGCGTCCGCTGCTCGCGCTCGGCTACGTGACCGCGCTGGCGTGGACGTTCTCGCTGGCGATGATCGACGGTTGGACACGGGGTTTCACCGGCAGGCTCACCACGGAACACGAATACCTGCACGAGGTCCCGGGGATCACCGACATCCCGAAGATGCTGGACGAGTTCTCCTCGCGCATCCTGGATTTCCAGCCGGATTCGTGGACGACGCACGTCTCCGGGCATCCGCCGGGCGCCACGCTGGTCTTCGTCTGGCTCGACCGGCTCGGTCTGCAGGGCGGCGCGTGGGCCTCGACGGTCGTCGTGCTGGTCGGCTGTCTCGCGGTGGTCGCGGTGCCGGTGACGCTCTCCGCGCTGGGCAGGCAGGACGCCGCGAGGACCGTCCTGCCGTTCGCCGTCCTGACGCCGGGCGCGATCTGGATCGGCGTGTCCGCGGACGGTCTCTTCGCGGGTGTCACGGCGACCGGGATCGCGCTCCTGGCGCTCGCCACGCGACGGCGGATCCTCGCGCTCCCCGGCGGTCTGCTGCTCGGGTTCGGGCTCTTCCTCTCCTACGGTCTCGTGCTGCTCGGCGTGATCGTGCTCGCCGTCGTCGTGCTGACCCGGGAGTGGCGGATCCTGCTTCTCGCCACGGCGGGGGCCGCCACGGTCGTCGTGGCGTTCGCGCTGGCCGGGTTCTGGTGGATCGACGGCTATCACCTGGTGGTCGAGCGCTACTACCAGGGAATCGCGACGCTGCGTCCGTACTCCTACTGGGTGTGGGCGGATATCGCGGCGGTGCTGATCGCGCTCGGCCCGGCCGTGATCGCCGGGACGCGGCGGGCGGGCGCGGAGTTCCTCGCCGAGCCGAAACGGTCGTTCCGCGAGCCGGTCACGCTGATCGTGGCGGCCGCGGCGCTGGCGATCGCTTTCGCCGATCTGTCCGGCCTGTCGAAGGCGGAGGTCGAACGCATCTGGCTACCGTTCGCGGTGTGGCTGCTGCCCGCGGTGGCGCTGCTGCCGCCGAAGGGACGGCGGTGGTGGCTCGCCGCGTCGGCGGCGACAGCGCTGGTGGTGAACCATCTGGTGCTGACGAGCTGGTGAGTACCTGTTGGCGGAGCTGCGACGAATTCGGAAAGGTGACAATACGCGTGAACCCGCCCGGCCGAAGGCCCCGCTATCGCGGTGGCAGGGCGCCCTCGCAACCCGACGTGAGTCGCTCGACCGGGCAGCGTCCTGCCGACGTCGATCGCGGCCGCGGGTTCACTGACAGACGATGAGGTGGACGACATGACAGAGCAGGGCCGCGTACTCGTGGTCGACGACGACGAGACCGTGCGGGACGTCGTCCGGCGGTACCTGGAGGTCGCGGGCTTCGACGTCGACGTCGCCGGTGACGGCACCGAGGGGTTGCGGCTGTTCTCCGCGACCGGGCCGGATCTCGTGGTCCTCGACGTCATGATGCCCGGGCTCAACGGACTCGAGGTCTGCCGCCGCCTGCGGCAGGTGAGCCAGGTGCCGGTCGTGATGCTGACCGCGCTCGGCGAGGAGGAGAACCGCATCGCCGGGCTCCAGCTCGGCGCCGACGACTACGTCACGAAACCGTTCAGCCCCAAGGAACTCGCGTTGCGCGTGGCGTCGGTCCTGCGGCGGGCGCGGATGCCGAGGCCCGAACCGGCGGCGCGCGTGATCACCGACGGCGACCTCGCGTTGCAGATGACGGCCCGGCAGGCGGCCCTCGGCGGCGTGGAACTTCCCCTGACGAGCCGGGAATTCGATCTGCTCGCGTTCTTCCTCACCCATCCCGGCGTGGCGTTCTCCCGCGCCGATCTGCTGGAGAAGGTCTGGGGCTGGGACTTCGGCGATCAGTCCACCGTGACCGTCCACGTGAGACGGTTGCGGGAGAAGATCGAGAAGAACCCGGCGAAACCCGTCCGCGTCGCCACCGTGTGGGGCGTCGGCTACCGGTACGACCCGGTGCGGCGATGATCGGCTCCGGTGAGTCGTTCGGCGAGATGCTGGCGCACGCCTGGCATATCCTGCCGTTCGCGCTGATGTTCGCGCTGCCGGTGATGCTGCTCGGCGGGCTGGCGCTGTACCTGCTCCGGCGCGGCTCGCTGGCCAGCACGATGACGATCCTCGTGCTGATCCCGGTGCTCGCGACGCTGATCGCGGTGCTCGGGATCAGCGGGTTCATGTTCACCCCCGCGCTGACCACGATGACGCTGGTCTGTGTGCTGGTCGCGCTGGTGACCGTGCCGGCGGCGCTCGTGCTCGGCCGCGCGATCGCGCGCCGCAGCGTATGGGAGCGGGAGGCGCGGGAACGGGAGCGCGCGGCCGAGGCGTCGCGGCGCGAACTGGTCGCGTGGATCAGCCACGACCTGCGGAGCCCGCTGGCCGGGATCCAGGCGATGGCCGAGGCCGTCGCGGACGGCGTCGTCGCCGACCCGATCGAGGTCACCGGCTACGCGCGGCGGATCAGCGGTGAGACCACGCGGCTGTCCGGCATGGTCGGCGACCTGTTCGAACTGTCGCGGATCACCGCGGGCGCGCTGCGGCTGACCATGGCCGCCGTGCCGTTGCGCGACGTCGTGAGCGACGCCGTCGCCGCGCAAGCGCCGCTCGCCGAGCAGAAACGCGTGCGGATGATCGAATACGCCGAAGTGTGGCCGGTCGTCTCCGGCAGCGACCCGGAACTGGCGCGGATCGTGCGCAACCTCGTGTCCAACGCCGTACGGCACACGCCGCCGGACGGGACGGTCGCGGTCCAGATCGGCATCGACGGCGGCGAGGCGCTGCTCGCGGTCTCCGACGGCTGCGGCGGGATCCCCGAGGACGAGATCGGCCGGGTCTTCGACGTCGCGTTCCGCGGGACGACGGCGCGCACCCCCGAGCGCGGCGGGCTGGCGAGTGGCGGCGGGCTCGGGCTCGCGATCGCGAAAGGCCTCGTCGAAGCCCATCGCGGCCGCATCGGCGTCCGGAACGACGGCCCCGGCTGCCGGTTCGAGGTCCGGCTTCCGCTCGCCATGCCCTGACCGTGTCAGCGGCGTGTCACCGCGGTGTCAGCGCGGACCGCGATCGTCGCAGCCATGACGACTTCAGCGAAGCGATTCTTCCGACGGGCCGGGATCACCGCGGTGGCGGCCGCACTGCTGGCCGGGGTCGCGCCCGGCGTGGCCGCCGCGAGCGACGGGCGGGACCGGCCGGATCTGCGGGCGATGGCCGAGCAGATCGCCGCCTCCGGCTTCGCCGGGACACAGCTGCGGGTGCACGACGCGCGGGGCGACTGGACCGGCAGCGCCGGGGTGCGCGAGCTGGGCTCGGCCGCCAAGCCGCCGACGAACGGGCGGTTCCGGATCGGCAGCAACACCAAGACCTTCGTGTCCACCGTCGTCCTGCAGCTGGTGGGGGAGGGCAAGGTGGGCCTGGACGCGCCGGTGACCGGATACCTGCCCGAGTTCGGCCTCGACCGGCGGATCACGGTGCGGATGCTGTTGCAGCACACCAGCGGCCTGTTCGACTACACCGGCGCGATGCTGCCCGACGGCACGATCGTGCCGGGAATCCCCTTGACCGGTAAGGAGTTCCTGGACAACCGGTTCCACACCTACCGGCCGGAGGAACTGGTGCGCTTCGGGCTGTCCAAGCCGCCGCTGTTCGCGCCGGGCACGGACTGGACCTACACGAACATCAACTACGTCCTGGCCGGGCTGGTGATCGAGAAGGTCTCCGGCCGCCCCTACGGCGACGAAATCCAGCGGCGGATCCTGCGGCCGCTCGGACTGCGGGACACCGTGGTGCCCGGTACCTGGCCGGGCATCCCCGGGCCGCACGCGCACGGCTACTACCGCTACGAGGAGAAGCCCGGGCAGTGGAAGACGGTCGACATCACGAACCAGAACCCGTCGTGGGCGTCCAGCGCCGGTGAGCTGATCTCGACCACGAAGGACCTCCACACGTTCTTCTCCTCGCTGCTGGGCGGAAAGCTCCTGCCGGCCCCGCTGCTCGCCGAGATGCGCAAACCGCACCCGAAGGGCGGCTACGGCCTGGGCGTGTACGTCCAGGAAGCGAGCTGCGGCACCGTCCTCAAGGGCATGGGCGGCTTCCACGGTTACGGGACAGTGATGGCCAGTACCCCCGACGGCAGCAGGACCTTCGAGCTCTCCATGACCTACGGCGACTCGGACGCCGATCTGGGGCAGGCCTACAACAAGGCGGACCAGCTGCTCACCGACAAGGTGCTCTGCGGCAAGTAGGTCAGAGCCGCAGGAACCCCATGTCCGGGAAGTGGGCCGGCGCGATGATCGCGCCGGTCTCTTCCGCTTCCGCGAGGAACCGCTGCCGGGTGCGGAGCGCGAGTTCCGGGTCGACGTCGCCGAGGAAACCCACGCGCGTGTCCGTCAGCTGCGCGGGCGTGTGCAGGACGTCGCCGAGCAGCAGCAGGCGCTCGTCGTCCGCGGTGATGTCGAGGACGTAGTGGCCGGGCGTGTGACCGGGGGCGTGCCGCGCCACGATCCCGGGCGCGATCTCGACGACGTCGCCGCTGATCGCCTCGGTCAGCCCCGCGCCGCGAGCGGTCTCCATACCGACACGGCTCCATTCGCCCGTCCCGGCGGGCGCGATCAAGGCGTCCCAGTCGAGTTGGCCGAAGACCACCTGAGCGCCGGGGAAGGTCAGGTCGCCTTCGGGGGCGATCCAGCCGATGTGGTCGTTGTGCAGGTGGGTGAGGAAGACGGTGTCGATCTCGTCGACCGGGCAGCC is a genomic window containing:
- a CDS encoding molybdopterin-dependent oxidoreductase — its product is MNTPSERVTSRIGLALAVTFTLCFVTGLLSHLVQHPPSWFGWPSRPVWLYRITQGTHVLSGIASVPLLLAKLWSVYPKLFERPVIRSLPHALERLSILVLSAAAFFELVTGLFNVAQNYPWNFYFPQLHYAVAWVAIGSILVHIAVKLPSIRRSITRKPEPSRRAFLRTTWLAAGVAVAATAGATVPLLRNVSGLSWRSGKGPQGLPVNRTAAAAGVVDTANDPGWRLSVVTPDGTKTYSLEQLRALPRTSAELPIACVEGWSESARWSGVSLPELLRHAGSAPGTPVRVFSLEKAGLYGISELPGEHTADDLTLLALELNGEVLDADHGFPCRIIAPSRPGVLQTKWVTRLETL
- a CDS encoding class I SAM-dependent methyltransferase — translated: MTTFDRGLLGHRCWLELATGERVDLPVDRWTAIPCEGDDVLLTACDGPTLDVGCGPGRLTAALTERGVASLGVDISATAVRLTHARGAAALHRDVFDRLPGEGRWRHVLLADGNIGIGGDPHRLLARMAELITDGGTVLVELDPPGRGLRQDRVRLRPDKGPWFTWAWVGVEAIADLAARTAFRVAWSTSHGHRWFACLEKA
- a CDS encoding TIGR04282 family arsenosugar biosynthesis glycosyltransferase, with the protein product MTFCLLIVAKAPVPGFAKTRLCPPATPEQAAEIAAASLLDTLEAALLTPDARVVVAMTGELRRAARGTEIAATLRKTEVIAQRGEGFDLRLVNAHADAPRPGEPVLQIGMDTPQVTPALLAEAADRPGDAVLGPAEDGGWWALGLKDPSHAKALAGVPMSRDDTGRQTLRALAGIGLRPGALPTLSDVDTFADARRVAAAAPHGRFARAVAEVR
- a CDS encoding glycosyltransferase family 2 protein, with amino-acid sequence MNDDQVDVVLPCLDEAGALPGVLAALPERYRAIVVDNGSTDGSAGIAAGLGAKVVHEPRRGYGAAVHTGLEAATADVVCFADADGSLDLAELPMLVGGLADAELTVGRRMPSGPGVWPWHARAGNAVISSLLRYKGLPVRDIAPLRAVRRQALLDLDVTDRAFGYPLELLIKARRAGWRVAEFDVSYGERAKGTKSKVSGSLRGTFRAARDFGRVLSR
- a CDS encoding response regulator transcription factor, which translates into the protein MTEQGRVLVVDDDETVRDVVRRYLEVAGFDVDVAGDGTEGLRLFSATGPDLVVLDVMMPGLNGLEVCRRLRQVSQVPVVMLTALGEEENRIAGLQLGADDYVTKPFSPKELALRVASVLRRARMPRPEPAARVITDGDLALQMTARQAALGGVELPLTSREFDLLAFFLTHPGVAFSRADLLEKVWGWDFGDQSTVTVHVRRLREKIEKNPAKPVRVATVWGVGYRYDPVRR
- a CDS encoding HAMP domain-containing sensor histidine kinase, yielding MIGSGESFGEMLAHAWHILPFALMFALPVMLLGGLALYLLRRGSLASTMTILVLIPVLATLIAVLGISGFMFTPALTTMTLVCVLVALVTVPAALVLGRAIARRSVWEREARERERAAEASRRELVAWISHDLRSPLAGIQAMAEAVADGVVADPIEVTGYARRISGETTRLSGMVGDLFELSRITAGALRLTMAAVPLRDVVSDAVAAQAPLAEQKRVRMIEYAEVWPVVSGSDPELARIVRNLVSNAVRHTPPDGTVAVQIGIDGGEALLAVSDGCGGIPEDEIGRVFDVAFRGTTARTPERGGLASGGGLGLAIAKGLVEAHRGRIGVRNDGPGCRFEVRLPLAMP
- a CDS encoding serine hydrolase domain-containing protein; this encodes MTTSAKRFFRRAGITAVAAALLAGVAPGVAAASDGRDRPDLRAMAEQIAASGFAGTQLRVHDARGDWTGSAGVRELGSAAKPPTNGRFRIGSNTKTFVSTVVLQLVGEGKVGLDAPVTGYLPEFGLDRRITVRMLLQHTSGLFDYTGAMLPDGTIVPGIPLTGKEFLDNRFHTYRPEELVRFGLSKPPLFAPGTDWTYTNINYVLAGLVIEKVSGRPYGDEIQRRILRPLGLRDTVVPGTWPGIPGPHAHGYYRYEEKPGQWKTVDITNQNPSWASSAGELISTTKDLHTFFSSLLGGKLLPAPLLAEMRKPHPKGGYGLGVYVQEASCGTVLKGMGGFHGYGTVMASTPDGSRTFELSMTYGDSDADLGQAYNKADQLLTDKVLCGK
- a CDS encoding MBL fold metallo-hydrolase, coding for MGITVGDIEIEAIGDGLIRLPLAFFPGLDPEAHPDVFDEDGTVHVPTGAYLIRGNGRTILVDTGLGPREFAFPPGMTPAKGDPTPPMGTGGDLAAALDKAGCPVDEIDTVFLTHLHNDHIGWIAPEGDLTFPGAQVVFGQLDWDALIAPAGTGEWSRVGMETARGAGLTEAISGDVVEIAPGIVARHAPGHTPGHYVLDITADDERLLLLGDVLHTPAQLTDTRVGFLGDVDPELALRTRQRFLAEAEETGAIIAPAHFPDMGFLRL